The stretch of DNA cccatgtataaaggctcatctagaggcccatgtataggaactatatatcccacccttctagggtttggaggaatacaggTCACTATTCTCTCTTACATGGTATCAGCCACCCCTCTCctctccatggccgccgccgcctagatcctgtgctgccgccgccgccctatggccggccggccgccggccctctcctcctttccttccctctcctccttccctcctccctcccctgcttctgGCCCTGCTGCGGCCACTGCCCTGCCCGCCGGTCCCTGGCGCGCCCTGGAGCCCGCGCCgggtgccgccgccaccgggctCGCGGGTACCCTGCAGAGCGCTGCGGCCGCCCCTCCCGCTGCTCCCCTGCTCGCGGGCGCTGTCGGGGCCGTGGGCGCCGACGAatctgctccggccgccggcccctagcgcgccccgcccgccgccgacccaTGGCGTCCCTGGCGCGCCCTGGAGTCCGCGCCGGACGCCGGGGTCGCGGGCGCCGCCACGGCGGGCGCCGCTGGATCTGCTCCGGCCGCCAGCCCTTGGCGCGCCCTGGACGCCGgggccgcgagcgccgcccccgcgccctgCCCCTGCACTCGCATGAGccctgctgctgcggccagtGCTGGCCAGGCGGCCcctgctgctcttgctgcccCTGGCCTTGCCACATCCATGGCCGCGTGGGCCGCCGCTGTGCCGGCGTCGGCGCCAGCCTCCTTGGCCGTgcgggccgcgccgcgcgcgtggcaCCATCCCGCGGCCACTCCTCTGgccgcgcccagcgccgccgccgccatgggcgcgggcgcgagcgcggcccctgccgtcgccgctgtggcccaggccgccgccgcccagctcgccgctgctgcctcCTTTGCACGCGCGTAGTCccagggcgccgccgtcgccgccgagcccttggccgccgctgctgcctcctccgcgcgcGCAGGCTCAGGCCGTCGCACCCCTCATCTGGTCCAGGGCGCGGGCCAgaccgtcgcgcccgccgcctccctcgccgctgcgcgggccgtcgcgcccgccgcccaGGGGAGGGCCTCGTCCTGAACCCTAGCCagcggccatgctcgccgccgccgctcccctgttcgcgccgttctggaccccgcccgctccacccagccagcagtcgacctggcctgggggtgtgaccaggccgcactggcgcagtccttcagcgccatggggcggacgccgccggtcagcaccgagtggatcgccgactcgggtgcctccttccacaccaccccacatgtcggtatcctctcttctatcCGACACCCAcatccctcttgtccttcttccatcatggttggggatgggtcttgccttcctgtcactgccgtgggttctgctcctagCTCCTTTCGTCTTgccaatgttcttgttgctcctcagatggttcataaccttctttccattcgtcagtttacagctgacaattcttgttccatcgagtttgattcttctggcctcactgtaaaggatttggcctcccggcgtccgctactccggtgtgacagcacggggcccctttacacccttcgccttcctccTTCCGCTGCACCtctctcgccttcttcttcgacctggccgtcttggtctgccgTTTTTGCCGCGacaccgtcttccaccacctggcaccgccgtcttggtcaccctggccgcaacgttctggctcagctcagtcgtagtaccgatgttcctggtactagggctcctgctgagcccctctgccatgcgtgccagctcggtcgtcatgttcggctccctttttcttcttctccttcgcatgcgacgcatgcatttgaccttgttcactgtgacctgtggacctctcctgtacttagcctttctggttataagtactatctggtggtggtcgacgacttctcgcactactcttatgacgtcgtgcgcacccttcttaTCCAGGCTTCTCTGCCCCCACGCTTCTGGGATGAGAGGCTCCACACCGCCAtctacttgctcaaccgtcttccgtccactgcttctcctgctcccactccacaccacgctctcttcggtacccctccctgctacgaccaccttcgggtcttcggatgtgcgtgttaccctaacacctccgccactgctcctcacaagctggcgccccgttCGACTcgtgtgttcctcgggtactcccctgaccacaaggggtaccgatgctttgatctcacctctcgccgcgtcctgatctcccgacacgtcgtctttgacgagtcggatttcccttactccacctcctccacacctcctgaccccgagctggagtcgctgtttccgactgacccggtggttcagccactttttcctgtctgtcctttccctgcaggttttccagGTACACCGGCACCGttcccggtgatccctgctgcgccgagcgtgGCCCCGGTGCCCACGGTCGCGCCTCGCGCGGCCCCCGgccctccggtcgtgccgcgcgcggacccagTGTCTAccactgcgccacgcgcggcccaggTGCTTCCCCCTGCACCTgtgcggtacgctcagccggtgcaggtgtaccggcgtcgttcggcgtcgacaccggcgccgcctcctgctccggagttccctgcgacgccgacgtcggagccgtcgccgcctcctccggctccctctcgagccgagccggaggtgtaccacctgccagtcatccatcgggatcctcggcatatccatcccatggtgactcggcggatggcttctcaggccgcgactctctccgccaccgagggagagccgcgggtctctccggtaccctcctctgtccgcgacgccttggcggatcctcactggcgtcgcgcgatggaagaggagtacgcggctctcctTGCCAatcagacgtgggacctcgtgccgcgtccgtctggttgcaatgtggtcaccggcaagtggatctggacgcataagcgtcgggctgatggcacaatggagcgctacaaggctcgctgggttctccgggggtttacccagcggcctggtgtggactacgatgagaccttcagcccagtggtgaagcctgctactgtgcgcacggtcctctcactcgcgctctctcgctcttggcctATGCACCAACTGcatgtgaagaatgcgtttcttcacgccactctgtcagagacagtgTACTACTCTCAGccggcgggatttgtggactcgagtcgtccgaatatggtctgccggctcaacaagtccctctatggtctgaagtaggctcctcgggcttggtactctcggttcgccacgttcttacTAACTttgggattcaccgaggccaaggctgacacttctctcttcgtctaccgccgtggggatgagactgcctacctgttgctctatgttgatgacattgtgctcaccgcctccagtcagcagttgtttgagcgcgtcatctccttcctgcagcaggagtttgctatgaatgatcttggtcagctccaccacttcttgggcgttacTGTTGAGACTCGCCCATCTGGCctgttccttcaccagcggcagtatgcactcgacattctggagcgggctgggatgactgattgcaagccatgctccactcctgtcgatactcaggcgaaactgtctgctgatctaggtgatccggtggctgatcctactacctaccggagtctggctggcgctttgcagtacctgaCCTTCACCCGGCCAGATCTCACCTATGCCGTTCAGCATGTatgtcttcacatgcatgatcccaaGGAGTCTCACCTTGCTgtgctgaagcgtctcctcaggtacgtccgtggcactgttggcttcggcttggttcttcaccgctctcccacctttgagctggtggtctacaccgacgctgactgggctggctgcccggacactcgccgctccacttccggctacgccgtcttcctgggcggcaacctggtctcctggtcgtccaagcggcaaccggttgtctcccgctccagtgctgaggcggagtaccgggctgtcgctaacggcgtggcggaggcgtcctggcttcgacagctcttggcggagctccacagcccgctcgccaagagcacgctcgtctactgtgacaacgtcagcgccgtgtatctctccaccaaccccgtccagcaccagcggacgaagcatgtggagatcgacctacacttcgtgcgcgacagagtcgccgtcggcgatgttcgggtactccatgtcccgaccacctcccagtttgctgacatcttcaccaagggactgccctcctcgaccttctcggagtttcgctccagcctcaacgtagccggtggctagttgtgtcTGCGGGGGGAGGGtctttgccctttgtactttaTTCTTGttcagtcttgaacaccgctgcgtcggtagttcagactgcggggggtgttagctttcttgttgtccagtcttgaacaccgctgcgccggtagttcagactgcggggggtgttggagtatattgagcccatgtatagaggcccatctagagacccatgtataggaactatatatcccacccttctagggtttggagaaatacAAGTCATTATTCTCTCTTACACTTACTCCCTTCATCCATCAATGTAAGGTGTATTTTGATAGTggaaaaatctttcaaaataGATTTTCTCACTTGCTACAAAAATCAATACTATCTTAAAATAACTTTGAGTATATATCTTTTGGTATAATTTTTTACACTAGACATGCATATAATTCAATTAATTACCGATGAAGCTTCTAAAGTTTGACATTTATCTAGTCAAAATACACCTTATATTGGTATAGACTGAGGAACTAAAGTGATATGGTAAGGAACACTTGACAAACATATGATGTGGGCAGTATAAGAACAGGCATCAGTGCACGTACTTGGGATCCAGAGTTATTCTCTGAATTTCTCTGACAGATGAACTTGCTGCATATAAGGAGATCTTTTTTACCTGTATCATTAATGAAAAAGGTTTCATTCTCTCTGTTGGTGATTAGCATTATTAAGGGGGTGTTTGATTTGAGAAATGGGGACGGTCCATCATCTCCTCactcaaatttttgtttggtttaggGAATGAAATGGTTCGATCCAGCACCAGTTCACCACCTCATCCCTCACAAGCACATGGTTAGCTTAATAATGAGGAATAGGTTCAATGGTTCATCCCATAAAATTTCATGGGATGACTCCATTCTACATAAGGTGATTTCTCATACCAAACAACCCCATAAGTTGTGAATCCATGGAAGGTCACATAGTAGTTTGGCAGATCACAACTTACCTCAAGCATCttcagttttgcaaaatgaCCATTCGGCAGGCAACGGATCTCTTGGGCCATCCGGACTGACTCTGGCAAACTCTCCGGAGACAAAAAATTGAGAGCCAATTGAACGGTGGACTGATCATGTCAATAGAACAGAAAATAATGTAAATTATATCCACAAATAATGTATTTAGCTAGttcaaaaaaatcaaagaagtaTGTAAGATAATATATCACTTCAGCAAACCACGTGTAACAGCCACATCTAGTGTAGCTGTCCAAACAAAATAGGGAACAAAATTCATCAGAGCAGCTAAACCTTGAGTTCAAGTAACACAACAAATAAGAGTGAACAAGTCAAATTCAATCTGTGCAAAAATCAGCTCGCATGATTAACTGCATCAACTGGAAGCAGGTTTTAATGTGAAAATACAGTTTCAACACATGATGATGTGCAATAACTCTCTTGCTCTATTTCAGAGCACCACTGCTACTAGTGTCTTTTATGAAACCCTCTAGTATGTTCACACATGCAAATCACTACATTAATTTCTTAAATTTAAATAAGAAATCTGCCACGACATTGAAGTCCTGCAGTTTCATTCAATTCTAATGCCAAAATCTTTGCTCATATTGAACATGGAAATATAACAATAACAAGGAATTCCTGGAAACCTATGAAGGCAATTTTATCCCCAATATTAGACGTGTTTAATGTTGATTATTTTGAATCATCACTTATCATGAAAATAACAGCGGGAGACTTTGAGCCGAGAAAGGATATGAAGCTAAGATGCATCACCTGGAGGTTTTTCACTTGGAAAGGACAGCCGGCTGGAATGAATACAGCCTCACCAATATGTTGGTGGAATGTGCAAGGCTCAATACCTATAAGAACATCCAAATGGAAGTTACAAAAATATGATATGATGGatcttaattccaaagttcacttctAGGATAGATTAGCAGCTTTAGACTCTCATTCATTGACTAGTGGAGCCCTGGATCCATGAGCACAACCATGCCAGGGATAGAGAAGGGAAGTGGGAAGATCAACATTCTTTAATGGTTCATAATTTTGTAGAGGAGTTCGTGACAAATTGGACTAACTACTAGATATGATATCTAACAGACAATTATTTGAATCTAACTAAGAGATCAAAGTAAACTAATTGTTAAGGATCTATTCTTAGGGTGCGTTTGGCATAGCTCCCAGAGCTGATTCTCTGCTGAATCTAGCAGGAGCTCTACCAAACGGTTTTTCAGAGAGAAGTGATTCTCTACTAATTCTGTGAAATGAACTAAGAGGCTGGGAGCTGAAAAAAAAATAGCTTCTCCTAATTCTGTGAAGTGATTCTCCATCCTGATTTTAAGAGTTTTATGCTAGAGAATCAAAGAGAATCACTTTCAGCCACAGAATCACTTCTCTCAGAGAATCAGCTCCCATAGAGAATCAGAATCAGATGGAGCTCtaccaaacaggcccttagtACCGAACCTAGCTTGGCACTTGGTGCACAACTTGATGGGGCTAGCCCATACCCACGAGGCCACAACAGCTGCATGTTTCATTAAAAGCATCTAGGTACCAGTCCTAGCTTGGTGCAGGTGCAGCCATGCATCTGGTGCACCACTTGATGTATGTAGCCCACGCCCATGATAGAAGCACGCAGCTAAGAAAGAATGTAGCATGCAAATCAAAATGTAATGTTGATCCTCCTAAGAAGCAAGTCTATCTAGCACAGAGATATTTGGTTGCTGTCTTCATGTGAGAAATTCGAAAATAAGCCGCTTCAAACTGTGGGCTTCAACAACTTACCATTGTAAACTTCGGCTCCAACAATTTGCCACTAAAACATAAGCCACTTACATTCCGTGCCAATctaaatggttttgtgtttcTTTTACAAAACCAACCTATGCACCCCTGTGATTTCTTGGGCAGCGCGATGACCATGGCAACTGTGGTGCATGGATCACAGCATAAGGGAAGATGAAGAGCCTGGTGCAGTTCTTCTGGGAGGACGAAAGATCAAGGGAGATGCTTTGGGTCACAAGGGAATCACGTATGGGAGGAATTGGACCATGGCTTGCTGGAGAAGATGAATCAACATCAGCAACACATTTGGCTCCTGCGATCAGGTGGTGGAAGGCAAAAGTGCGAAACGGATGAGCACGATTAACTTGGCGAATGGCAAAGGAGATCATGGCAGCTCTCTTTGACCGGTCGGAGCTGCTGGACGACTGCAGATGCAGCCTCAGGGATGGTGTGTTGGTTGAGAAAGGGAGGTAGAGGCCAATTCAGGTGTTTAATTCAGACAGCAGGGTACAAGGGTTGCTTTACAAGGCGTGACAATGTAAAAGAAACTCAACCATTTTGATTGCCAAAATGGCATGGAAGTGAAGCAGCCCGTATTTTTAGTGGCAAATAGTTGAAGCTAAAGTTTACAGTGGCAATTCGTGAAGCCTTTAAGTTTAGAGTGGCAAATTGTCAAATTCTATCATCTGCTGGCTGAAGTTTGCAAATAATCATTTAAGCTAAGTTAAGACGATAGTGAAGTGACTACATGAAATAAAATGCTATTATGCAATAGCAGTCAGCAAGTCCACAACTAATACACTATAGATCAACCTTTTGGAAGTAAAAACTAGTATGTTCTCTAATTGCACTTGGTACTTACCATATTGATCCTTCAATGTCTTCTTATGATGATTGTTGAGGTACACATTTTGATCATAAATAGGATATTTAACCTGCATTGGAAACATATTATCATAAAACATATTTGAGAATATATTAGAGAATAAATTTGATGCCGAAGAAAGGAGTCATTACAGAGGGCACAGCTTGACAGTTAGCTCCAAATCCTTCCCGGTGAGCAGCCAAATATTCATTAAGCTTTGGAAGATCCTGCCTGCGGAATACATCCCAGACAGCACCAGCCTGTGATCCTTCTAAATTGTTAGCTTTTGCCTGCTCGCAATGTGAAGTTGCAAGTTTGCACTTTTGCTCCCCCACAATCAGATCCAAATATGGAACAGGAGTGTGATCATTTACATGCGTACTAGTTCCATTAGCAATCTTTTCAGCTCCATTAGATGATGGCCTCTTGGGACATTGGTTATGTACTTCAACTGCATGCATTAACATGTGAACCTACAAAATGAGACCAGTAGCATTAGCCATCTGATATTTTAAACAGTTGTCAGTTAGAATATTCAAGTTATTCAGCAAGTCAACATATGAAAAGCAAAGGCTCACATCTAATAATGACTAGAACTTTGAAGTGAAAACTGAGCAAGACCAAACTTACCACATCACCCATGTTAATCGTTAGATTCATCACTGGATCACCTTCACCAAGTTCTTGACGACTTCCATATGCAATTAGCAGTTTCATCCCTACTTCAGGCTGTAATGCATCTTGGGGTAACTTGGCAGCAAGATTTAGGAGACCCCATCTAGGATGAATAAAATCAACAAGAGGAAAATTGACAATAAATTCTGGTCTGTGGCACAACAGAAACTCCTCTAAGACACTGGGCTGGGGCCACTCTTTCAATTTCAGCATCAACAAGCGGCCATCGCCCCCCTTGTTGCCATCTGAATAACCTTTGATAAACTGTTTGAGCTCGATATCCACCTGAACAGGAGTAACAAAAcaggatatatattttttttaggaTAGTGGTACCAACAAATTTTTTTCTAGCTACTTTCTGATTCTCTACTTCCACAATTTTCCCACTTCTCCAAAATCCCACTTGAGGTATGGGTAGAGGATGGTCACAAGGGATTTGCAAAGCTGGTATGACATAGTCAGGTAACCTTTTTAATGCTAACCTAAAACAGACCAGTAATAGCAGTGTAACTAACAGAACAATACATCGGAACCTCTCAGCACTTCTTTCTTACCTCAGATTGATTTGAGCAGTCCACAGCTTTGACTATTACATCTTCATCCATTTCTTCATCGATGATCTCCTGGATACCTCTCCAAATACTTAAAGGGTCCCAGATTGATGACAGGGAAGGCTCAAATGCTTTTCTGATGACAATAGGCTCCGCCTTTATCCAATGCTTACGAAACTGCATGATGCCTTCATGTTTTAAGTCCTCCAATACAGGAGAGTACACACAATTCCCGCTAATATCATCACTGTTTGAGCATTTTGAGAGACCAAGGTCATGCTGACCAATTAACTCTAACTGTCTGCCATCACTGTACGACAAACATTCATCCTGCAGATCATATACTTTGCAACCATTGACCATTTCTTCAGAACATTTTACAAGTTTAGCGATCCAATTAATTTTGAATATTCGCCTTAGCACCAGTTTTGAGGAACCACAGCCACCAGCTTCATGAGGCCCACAAGTGAGGCTGCCGTCATTGCTGACTCTCCATGTAGGGACTAAAGATCTAATGTCAATATTGTTTAGATCCATTGGCTGAGAGCAAGAATTGTCATTTACACTTTCTGCAGATGGTTCCAGTCTTGCTCTTCTACTAAAAGAATCTCTACTTTTACCTTCAACATGACCTTCAGTATGTTCTCCTCTTGCAACAGTGGCCTGAGAACGCCGTATGTCTCGACAGCAATCAAGGCATAAATCATACAGACACTTTGGGCAGTGGCGGTGATAATCAAAAACTGGCACTTTGCATAAATCActgcaaaaacaaagaaaagtttCAAGGCACCATTACAATATAGGCACCATTACAATATAATATATAGTTGGAACTTGGAATGGAAAGTTGACACAATGACAAAACAACACAAAGCCATACCAGCACATTTGTTCATCAAAATTTATCTTTGCTCTGAGGATATCTGTCTTTGGACCTATCACAAATAGTAGTGTCAGAGGAATGCTAAGATTCAGAAAAGAACATAACAAGAGAAGATGAAAGGGAAACTGGAGTACCAGAAGATCTTGTTTCAACACCTATTTCAAAGCATTGGTCAGAATAAATCTCCTTTAGTACTGGAAGAACATAGGACAAAAGGCAATGAAGATATCTCAACTTATCAACAACTGGTATTTCTTGCACCCTGGCCTTTAAAGTACAAAAAAATTGTTACATTAAGGACAAGTTAGTAAAGCATAAATCAAATATATGGTAACGAAATGGAAGAAAAACTATTAGAGACTATGTACCTTTATTAAATTGTCTCCTTGTAAGCAAACTCTGCAATTACAAATGCCACGGCATGCGGGACAAACCTTTCGAACATCGTCTATCGGAATGTCAGAGTACCTGCATTACATTTGTGTTACCTTAGTACAGCCGATAAAAGGTTTGGAGGAGTCTCCACAGCATACTAGAAGTCTAGGACCACTGGTTTGTATTGCGCtatatttaaaagtattgacaAAGTATTTTTCTTTCACCCACAGATTTAGTCATATCTTCGCATGAGCAATATACATTCTAAACAGTCAAAATGTACTAGGACACTATTGGAAAAAAACTCAAAATATAGACAAGGAACCATAGAAAAGCCTTGCACTTTTGCACTACAAAACCATCTTCAACTCAAGTtataagaaaaactaagttttcaGGATCATCCTGGTTCCATCCAAACAACATACAACTAATTCTATGACCCAGAAGTTGTACTATCTTATGAAAAGATGATGACTGTTGCACCTGAAGTTGTGTGTTGTTGCTTTCACATCTGACGATTTGGAATGAACTGACGCCAAATTTTGCCTTTAAGAGGCCAACCCAGAGGCTATGCTACTGAAACGAATAAGACAGGGAGCAGTTAAATATCCTTGCATTTTTTGGAGGATGCATGTTGCGATAAGAATGCCCTAAGATAGTTTATGCTTTCTGTAAGTTCCATTCACAAGTGCCTGAGATAGCTCATGTTCTCTGCAAGTTTCATGCACAAGTGCTTTCGATTTTTGTAGGTGGTTTGGGCAGGCAAAAATGCAACACAACGCGTAGCAGTAATTATTGTAGTATATCTCCTTCAGTATGGTCATAGAGATCTGGTGCACGTCTAGGTGGACGCTGCTGCAATCACCTAACAATAGCATAAAAATGGAGAACCACAAAGCCTGAGGCACCTTCTATGCACTAATGCACTACTAGCTCTAGTCTGTACTGACTACTGACAGACCATGGCGCAACATACCATCTCGAAATGCAGCCGGCACAGTAGCCTCTCCTGTCACAGCTGGAGCACCAAAGGACGGCCCCAGCCTTGCGGCACTGGTGGCAACTCGTCGTCCCCGCCGGGCCTCTCCCGACCAGCTCCTGCAATCACCGGCGCCCAATCAACACGAGCCCAGCAGCACAGGGAACCCAATTGAGCGCGGGGAGGAACGTAGCACGAGGCGGCAGCCAAACTCACCGCCGCGGTGCGCGCGCCGGCAGCATTGCCCAGGGGCAGGCCGTCGTACGCCGGGGccctcgacgccggcgccggcacgggCTCCGCCACGTACACCGTCTCTCCGGCGACCCTGGCGTAGACGGGCCTCGCGACCGccatcggcggcggcccggggcgGGCCCCGTCGTGgaggcgggccgcggcggcggaggaggagcggaagggcggggcgggcgcgccgccggcggcggcggcggaggcggacgaGCGGCGGAGACTTGCGCGgagcgcggaggaggcggagcgcCTCTTGGCCTGGACGTAGTGCTTCTCGCAGACTGTCTTGCCGGGCACGGAGGGCGCGCCGCAGCGCCACTGCTTGCCGTCGGAGCGCTTGCAGCGGAGGTCCTCCGGCACGGCCGCcatcccctccgccgccccgccgggtcaccgccggcgccaccaccgCGGCGAAGGGGATCT from Panicum virgatum strain AP13 chromosome 9K, P.virgatum_v5, whole genome shotgun sequence encodes:
- the LOC120652383 gene encoding lysine-specific demethylase JMJ25-like isoform X2, producing MAAVPEDLRCKRSDGKQWRCGAPSVPGKTVCEKHYVQAKRRSASSALRASLRRSSASAAAAGGAPAPPFRSSSAAAARLHDGARPGPPPMAVARPVYARVAGETVYVAEPVPAPASRAPAYDGLPLGNAAGARTAAELVGRGPAGTTSCHQCRKAGAVLWCSSCDRRGYCAGCISRWYSDIPIDDVRKVCPACRGICNCRVCLQGDNLIKARVQEIPVVDKLRYLHCLLSYVLPVLKEIYSDQCFEIGVETRSSGPKTDILRAKINFDEQMCCDLCKVPVFDYHRHCPKCLYDLCLDCCRDIRRSQATVARGEHTEGHVEGKSRDSFSRRARLEPSAESVNDNSCSQPMDLNNIDIRSLVPTWRVSNDGSLTCGPHEAGGCGSSKLVLRRIFKINWIAKLVKCSEEMVNGCKVYDLQDECLSYSDGRQLELIGQHDLGLSKCSNSDDISGNCVYSPVLEDLKHEGIMQFRKHWIKAEPIVIRKAFEPSLSSIWDPLSIWRGIQEIIDEEMDEDVIVKAVDCSNQSEVDIELKQFIKGYSDGNKGGDGRLLMLKLKEWPQPSVLEEFLLCHRPEFIVNFPLVDFIHPRWGLLNLAAKLPQDALQPEVGMKLLIAYGSRQELGEGDPVMNLTINMGDVVHMLMHAVEVHNQCPKRPSSNGAEKIANGTSTHAGAVWDVFRRQDLPKLNEYLAAHREGFGANCQAVPSVKYPIYDQNVYLNNHHKKTLKDQYGIEPCTFHQHIGEAVFIPAGCPFQVKNLQSTVQLALNFLSPESLPESVRMAQEIRCLPNGHFAKLKMLEVKKISLYAASSSVREIQRITLDPKFNLDASFEDQNLTRVVSENLARVNKQRKVSCT
- the LOC120652383 gene encoding lysine-specific demethylase JMJ25-like isoform X3, encoding MAAVPEDLRCKRSDGKQWRCGAPSVPGKTVCEKHYVQAKRRSASSALRASLRRSSASAAAAGGAPAPPFRSSSAAAARLHDGARPGPPPMAVARPVYARVAGETVYVAEPVPAPASRAPAYDGLPLGNAAGARTAAELVGRGPAGTTSCHQCRKAGAVLWCSSCDRRGYCAGCISRWYSDIPIDDVRKVCPACRGICNCRVCLQGDNLIKARVQEIPVVDKLRYLHCLLSYVLPVLKEIYSDQCFEIGVETRSSGPKTDILRAKINFDEQMCCDLCKVPVFDYHRHCPKCLYDLCLDCCRDIRRSQATVARGEHTEGHVEGKSRDSFSRRARLEPSAESVNDNSCSQPMDLNNIDIRSLVPTWRVSNDGSLTCGPHEAGGCGSSKLVLRRIFKINWIAKLVKCSEEMVNGCKVYDLQDECLSYSDGRQLELIGQHDLGLSKCSNSDDISGNCVYSPVLEDLKHEGIMQFRKHWIKAEPIVIRKAFEPSLSSIWDPLSIWRGIQEIIDEEMDEDVIVKAVDCSNQSEVDIELKQFIKGYSDGNKGGDGRLLMLKLKEWPQPSVLEEFLLCHRPEFIVNFPLVDFIHPRWGLLNLAAKLPQDALQPEVGMKLLIAYGSRQELGEGDPVMNLTINMGDVVHMLMHAVEVHNQCPKRPSSNGAEKIANGTSTHVNDHTPVPYLDLIVGEQKCKLATSHCEQAKANNLEGSQAGAVWDVFRRQDLPKLNEYLAAHREGFGANCQAVPSVKYPIYDQNVYLNNHHKKTLKDQYGIEPCTFHQHIGEAVFIPAGCPFQVKNLQSTVQLALNFLSPESLPESVRMAQEIRCLPNGHFAKLKMLEVQS
- the LOC120652383 gene encoding lysine-specific demethylase JMJ25-like isoform X1 — its product is MAAVPEDLRCKRSDGKQWRCGAPSVPGKTVCEKHYVQAKRRSASSALRASLRRSSASAAAAGGAPAPPFRSSSAAAARLHDGARPGPPPMAVARPVYARVAGETVYVAEPVPAPASRAPAYDGLPLGNAAGARTAAELVGRGPAGTTSCHQCRKAGAVLWCSSCDRRGYCAGCISRWYSDIPIDDVRKVCPACRGICNCRVCLQGDNLIKARVQEIPVVDKLRYLHCLLSYVLPVLKEIYSDQCFEIGVETRSSGPKTDILRAKINFDEQMCCDLCKVPVFDYHRHCPKCLYDLCLDCCRDIRRSQATVARGEHTEGHVEGKSRDSFSRRARLEPSAESVNDNSCSQPMDLNNIDIRSLVPTWRVSNDGSLTCGPHEAGGCGSSKLVLRRIFKINWIAKLVKCSEEMVNGCKVYDLQDECLSYSDGRQLELIGQHDLGLSKCSNSDDISGNCVYSPVLEDLKHEGIMQFRKHWIKAEPIVIRKAFEPSLSSIWDPLSIWRGIQEIIDEEMDEDVIVKAVDCSNQSEVDIELKQFIKGYSDGNKGGDGRLLMLKLKEWPQPSVLEEFLLCHRPEFIVNFPLVDFIHPRWGLLNLAAKLPQDALQPEVGMKLLIAYGSRQELGEGDPVMNLTINMGDVVHMLMHAVEVHNQCPKRPSSNGAEKIANGTSTHVNDHTPVPYLDLIVGEQKCKLATSHCEQAKANNLEGSQAGAVWDVFRRQDLPKLNEYLAAHREGFGANCQAVPSVKYPIYDQNVYLNNHHKKTLKDQYGIEPCTFHQHIGEAVFIPAGCPFQVKNLQSTVQLALNFLSPESLPESVRMAQEIRCLPNGHFAKLKMLEVKKISLYAASSSVREIQRITLDPKFNLDASFEDQNLTRVVSENLARVNKQRKVSCT